One genomic segment of Rhizobium gallicum bv. gallicum R602sp includes these proteins:
- a CDS encoding carbonic anhydrase: MQCFPTSLLDGYRNFMNGRYADARDRYKMLAENGQSPNTLVIACSDSRAAPELIFDAGPGELFVIRNVANMVPPYEPDGHFHSTSAALEFAVQVLKVSDIVVMGHGRCGGIRAALDPNSEPLSPGDFIGRWMSLVRPAAEQIQSNDVMTAAERQTALERVSIRNSLNNLRSFPDIKALEEAGKIALHGAWFDISTGELWVMDAETLDFIRPEV, from the coding sequence ATGCAGTGTTTTCCAACTTCACTTCTGGACGGCTATCGCAACTTCATGAACGGGCGGTACGCCGACGCCCGCGACCGCTATAAGATGCTGGCTGAAAACGGGCAAAGTCCGAATACGCTGGTGATTGCCTGTTCGGACTCGCGCGCAGCACCGGAACTTATCTTCGACGCTGGCCCCGGTGAGCTTTTCGTCATCCGTAATGTTGCCAACATGGTACCACCTTACGAGCCGGATGGCCATTTTCACTCGACATCTGCCGCTTTGGAATTCGCCGTACAGGTCTTGAAGGTTTCCGACATCGTCGTCATGGGCCATGGCCGCTGCGGCGGTATCCGCGCAGCGCTTGATCCCAATTCCGAACCGCTGTCGCCTGGTGATTTCATTGGCCGCTGGATGTCGCTCGTCCGGCCCGCTGCCGAGCAGATCCAAAGCAATGACGTAATGACTGCCGCTGAGCGCCAGACGGCGCTCGAGCGCGTCTCGATCCGCAACTCGCTCAATAACCTCAGAAGTTTTCCGGATATCAAGGCGCTTGAAGAGGCGGGGAAGATCGCCCTGCATGGGGCGTGGTTCGATATCTCGACCGGTGAACTATGGGTGATGGACGCGGAAACGCTCGATTTTATCCGCCCGGAAGTATAA